gaaaagacaaaaacCGAATCCTAACGGTGAGATAAAGCTAGGTGTATTTACTCGTAACAATTCTACTCAACCAAGAAATGACAACTGGGAAAATGAAGAGCAGGACTACGAGTTGCAGTCTAGATCTTTGAATTACTCTAATGAGCAGGAAGAAGGTCTTCCCATCAAGCGACAAGACGGTCgtgttgaaagaaaaatgaGAGACAAACAGGTTACTAAAAAAGCTTCTCTTGAGAACGTAGAAGAACAGGAAGAACAACATCCAAAAGATCTGTCCAAGGAGGTAGCCAAATCTCAAACGACCTACTCTGTTGACCCAttagaaaagaagaaccaagttaaagaagaaatttccaaaattgcAGAGCTTCTATTAGAGGATTCAGAGGAACATATTGATTCAATTACTAAAGTCTTAAAGATGGCACAATCAAAGGACACCACCGTATCGAAACTTGCATTACTAGCATTGACACctattttcaagaacatGGCTCCCTCGTATCGAATAAGGCCGCTTAcagatttggagaagaaagagaaggtTTCCAAAGACGTTGGAAGACTTCGTCATTTTGAGCAAAGCTTGGTAATTCATTTCAAAACATATTTGGATCTTTTAGACAAAGCTACCAGAACATTCTCCACCACTACAAACGCCACTCCACATCAAATTAGCTTGGGTAGAAGTTCAAGTATAGCTGTTTGCGAACTTGCCCAGTCGATGAAATTTTTTAATTATCGTGCGGAGTTGATAGATATCCTGATAAAACGTGTTTGTAGGAAACCTCAAGGAGAGAAAGATCTTCAGgtcttcaagaaatgtgttgagactttggaaaatctCTTGACCGATGATATTGATAGAGGTGACATTTCAGCTGACGTTGTTCGAATTTTATCCAAGAGACTTCGATCAAGAAATTACATGGTCGATGAATCACTGGTGAACATATTTCTCTCTGCATCCATTTTGAGAGACTACGATCCCATGAGCAAGGAAACGGAAGAGAAGCCCAAGCtaaagaagaaagacaGAGTTCATTTGTCTAATGCACAACGTAAACAGCGCAAAGAGTTGcaaaaaattgatgaagagctGAAAAAGGCAGAAGAAGCAGTTACTGCTGAACAGagagaaaaatttcagGCTGAAATATTAAGAACACTTTTAAAGCTCTATCTAGATATGCTACAACAGAGACCAGAGTCTCTAATGGCTCCAGTGTTGGAAGGTTTAGCTAGATACGGTCATATGGTCAACTTTGACATGTTAGGGGACTTTTTGCAGGTACTGAGAGAACTATCAGGTGGAATACTGAGCACTTCATCAGACAACAACTTAACAGGTGATGAAATTAGGCAAGTGCTTCTTTGTGTAGTGACTGCATTTGCTCTGTTATCTAACCACTCTCAACATAAGGTGAATATCGATCTGAGCAGTTTTGTTACTACTCTCTACGCCGTGTTACCATTGGTAGCTCAAGACCCTGATATAGAGTTTTCCCACAAATCTTTGAGACTAGCTGATCCCCTAACCGGAGTTGATGGTCCTGCCACAAGACCTTCGGTTAACGTGTCTACCAAGGCTGAATTAGTTCTGAAGGCTTTAGattcaatcttctttgcGTCCAGATCGTCCACATCTAATCGTGTAATGGCATTCACCAAGCGACTTTACATGACAATGTTACATACTCCTGAGAAAACGACTATTGCATTGCTGAAGTTCATAGAAAAGCTATCAGGTAGATTTAGTGATGTTGCCGGTCTCTACTCGACAGAGGATACCATAGCCAACGGAGTCTACAACGCAGAGACAGATAACATTGAAAGAAGTAATGCTGCTTGTGCTATTCTCTGGGAAAACGAGCTTCTAAGGAATCATTACTGCCCCACTGTCCAATTAGCAGCCCGAACATTAGTCAACCGTTCTCGCAAGAATAATAATAACTAAACCGTAGTGTAATGTATTTTTATATATCCATTAGTTTAAAAATAGCCTACACCAATTGTTTTCTGGAACCCTTAAAGAACAATTGGACAACAGCAACCTGAAATCCAGCCATTCCACACATAAGCAATacatcaaaaatggaaaagtAAAAGATACGAGACTCGGTTGATTTAACAGTGGACTGGTTACGGTTGTTTCTTGTTTTATAATACTGGTAATCCCGAGTGAGAGTTTGTAATTTCTCTTCCAGAGAGTTGATAGTACGGTGAATTTCGTCAGTGGCAACCTGCTGGGAAGGAGCATTAGGTAACGCTGCCCTGAAATCATCGTCCTCCAACTTGATCTCAAAATCAACGACTTTTTCAGCAAACGTTGACATTCCATTGCTGAAGCAAAACTCGTATTCTCCGTTTTGATCAGCATTGAAAACCCAATCACCTTGTCTTTGTTTGTTCTCCTTCACAATAATCTTTCCATTGGGGGCTTTGATTTGGTAGTCAACGTCAAAGGATCCTCCTGACTGAACAGCAAAGTAATAACCGATGTTACTTCCTGGTTTGTTATTGAAGACGTAATAACATTCCCGGTCTTGGGCTCCCAACACAAATGTGACCTGCGAACCGAGTGCCAATTGACACAGGGAGATTATTGTCAAAAATACGGAAACCCCAAACTTCATCACGGTGCAAAGTTGAGAGATTGTTAACGTTCAAGACAGAGAGCATGAAGAACGCGTGTAAGATCCAGGCCGCGCAAAAAATACACCTaagatgttggatgtctATTTCAGTCTAAGAATTACGACTACTACTATAATCAGCTTTCCCTCCCCTTTTTTCGGTCACTTGGACTTCACTAATGATCATGTCTTTGTCGACGGCTTTGCACATGTCGTAAACGGTCAATAGGGAGACTGTGCATCCGGTTAATGCTTCCATTTCCACACCTGTTTTTCCTTCGCATTCAACAGTGCATTCGGAAGTGACAGAGTTATTCTTGGAATCTAGCTCCAATGTAACTTTAATCTTGGTTATGCTGATGGGATGGCATAATGGGATCAGCTGGGATGTGTTTTTGACTGCCATTATACCTGAAATGCGACTTACTCCCAAAACATCACCCTTTTTGTTGGAATCTTGTTCAATCAATGATGCCGCAACGTTATTGGAGAACCTAATGATCCCAAATGCCGTTGCTTTTCTATGAGTTATCGATTTTTCGTGGATATCGACCATATGGGCATTCCCTTTCTTGTCAGTGTGTGAGAGAGTGCTATACGATCGAATCGAATTATTCCGCTTGATATTGCGGATATTATCTTGAGTATGTTAATAAACTACTTTTAGTGTCAGAGAGTTGTGATTATCCACCGATTAAAATCATTGGACGGTTAGGCATGTTTTCAAGGTCTCCAAGTCCAGCATGGCTCGCCTTTTTAAGTTTCACTGCTGCACCAATGGCCTCAAGCATCCTCTTGTCGGAGGTTCCCTCTCTCAAAAGTGTCTTCAGATCTAGTTCATCATTACCAAAGAGACACGTTTTCAGATTTCCATCGTTGGTAATCCTCAAACGAGTACATGACGAGCAAAAGTTTTCTGTCATAGATGTAATGAAACCTATCGTTCCAAGAAATCCAGGAATTTCAAATAACTTGGCTGTATCTCCTGGTTTGTGGGCAATCCTGCGAATTGAAGGGTAACTGACTCGAATATTGTCCAGCATATCTTGATAAGTGATCATTTTGTTATTTGACCATTTGTTCCCGTCGAATGGCATGTATTCAATGAACCTGACCTCGATCTGGTTATCTCTGGCGAGAGCTACGAAGTTCAGCAACTCATCTTCGTTGACACCTTTCATTATTACCACATTGATCTTCAATTTAGGCACGCCCAACTCCAAAGCTTTATTAATCGACTTTAACACTGCGGATAATCCATTTCTCCTTGTAATTAATAAAAACTTACCTTCCACCAATGTATCCAAACTCAGATTCAATGACGTCAAACCTCCGTTTCTTATCAATGCAGGTAACTTCCTGTGAAGTGCTAACCCATTAGACGTCATAcagatttctttgattcctGGCACTTGTTTGATCGATTGGACTAGATCAACAATATCAGTTCTGACCGTAGGCTCTCCACCAGTAAGCCTTATCTTAGTAACACCTTGACTGGCAAATAATTTTACAATACGAATAATCTCGTCACTCGTCAAAGTTTCCTCGGAAGGCGTTAGCTCTACTCCTTCTTCGGGCATACAATAAACGCATCGCAGGTTACATCTTTCTGTAATGGAGATCCTGAGGTAATTATGTTTCCTTCCATGTGTATCAGTCAGAAATTCTGAAAATGGTTTTAAAGGTAGACTTCTCAAATTTTGTAGTCTTGGGGAAGCAGACGCCAGGCGATGCGTAAATCTTTTGGCCAGTATGATTCGATTAAAGAACATCCGAATAAAAAACTACTGAACCAGACAGCAAGAAGAGAGTATGAAGAATAGACAAATTTGCTGTTGAACACAATAATCTTAGGTAAGATAATAGTCAGTCGCCATTTTGCGATAGGCGCGGGTCATCCCGCGGCGGCCTCATCGTTCCTTATCTAATAcatttctcttcttcctctctCTTATCCTCTAAGCGTGACACACCAGTACAAAGGTCACACAGAATTAAGATTTATTCAATCAATCGTTAAGAAGCAGCAAGAATAAATCCTATCGTTTATTTGATCATTTCCAGCACAAAAAGGGAACCTAATTGAATAACAAGTCAACACTAAAATTACCCCCAACCGCACATATCAAACACAGCCAACTTAGAACACTTACTAATCTCCGATACAAAATGCTACGATCAACCCTAAGCTCGTGGAGAGAGTATCTTACCCCCGTGACTCATAAATCgacttttgaagaaaccGGAGAAATCACACCAGAAGAGTTTGTGGAGGCTGGTGATTACCTCGTGTATAAGTTCCCCACATGGCAATGGTCATCGGCTCCTCCTAACAAAAAGAGAGACTTCCTTCCCGATGATAAGCAGTTTCTAGTCACACATCGTGTTCCATCTTACGCAAGGGCTGCTGAACTAACCGAGGAACAAGCCGACGGTGGCGGTCCAGATACAGAGGATGATGACGAGGAAGATGGCTGGACCAACGCCGCTGTAggattcaagaaactttctaGTAAATCTCGTTTACATGATAATGGAACGGATTCAACTGATGCCCGTCCAGCTTCGGAAGAAAATAACGATATTGACGCCCTAATAGATGAGTCTGCTGACATTGATAATGAAGACAATGACCATCAACACCAACACCATTATAACGCCAACAAACGAAGCTACGACCTGTACATTACGTACTCAACTTCGTATCGAGTGCCAAAGCTTTACCTTGTTGGGTTTGATGCTGACGGTTCACCTTTGAGCCCAGACCGCATGTTTGAGGACATTTCGCCGGATTACCGACAAAAGACAGctaccattgaaaaagccCCATTCTTATCCAATACCACATCTGTGTCAGTTCACCCTTGCAAGCATGCCAACGTAATGCGAGTATTAATGGCCAGAGCAACTCAAAGAAGTATTCAAAATGCTAGCTCAGTGACGGAGGGAGTGCACAAACTTGGAATTGCCGATAATAATGATGAATGGGAAGATGTGAACACATCAGACACTACCCAGCAAGGAATTCGTGTTGATCAGTACTTGATAATATTCTTGAAGTTTATTTCTAGTGTTACCCCAGGTATTGAACATGACTACACAATGGATGCCACATTTTAGTTTTTTTACGAATATTAAGTAGAGTTTGAGGGTGATTGACTATCTAGATTTATCAAGTCTGACTatacaattgaaaaattattcTAAGAGTTTACGGTAAATAGGCTTCCTTCTTTCCTCTAAAC
This is a stretch of genomic DNA from Komagataella phaffii GS115 chromosome 3, complete sequence. It encodes these proteins:
- a CDS encoding Molybdenum cofactor biosynthesis protein: MVDIHEKSITHRKATAFGIIRFSNNVAASLIEQDSNKKGDVLGVSRISGIMAVKNTSQLIPLCHPISITKIKVTLELDSKNNSVTSECTVECEGKTGVEMEALTGCTVSLLTVYDMCKAVDKDMIISEVQVTEKRGGKADYSSSRNS
- a CDS encoding Protein with similarity to Emp24p and Erv25p, member of the p24 family — encoded protein: MKFGVSVFLTIISLCQLALGSQVTFVLGAQDRECYYVFNNKPGSNIGYYFAVQSGGSFDVDYQIKAPNGKIIVKENKQRQGDWVFNADQNGEYEFCFSNGMSTFAEKVVDFEIKLEDDDFRAALPNAPSQQVATDEIHRTINSLEEKLQTLTRDYQYYKTRNNRNQSTVKSTESRIFYFSIFDVLLMCGMAGFQVAVVQLFFKGSRKQLV
- a CDS encoding E2-like enzyme involved in autophagy and the cytoplasm-to-vacuole targeting (Cvt) pathway translates to MLRSTLSSWREYLTPVTHKSTFEETGEITPEEFVEAGDYLVYKFPTWQWSSAPPNKKRDFLPDDKQFLVTHRVPSYARAAELTEEQADGGGPDTEDDDEEDGWTNAAVGFKKLSSKSRLHDNGTDSTDARPASEENNDIDALIDESADIDNEDNDHQHQHHYNANKRSYDLYITYSTSYRVPKLYLVGFDADGSPLSPDRMFEDISPDYRQKTATIEKAPFLSNTTSVSVHPCKHANVMRVLMARATQRSIQNASSVTEGVHKLGIADNNDEWEDVNTSDTTQQGIRVDQYLIIFLKFISSVTPGIEHDYTMDATF